In the Trichoderma atroviride chromosome 4, complete sequence genome, TGGTTGGGTCGATGTTATTTTTGGATGCAGCTCCCAAGCTTTCATGGGGGTTGGCGGTCGACTTCGGGCCATCGAGCTCGCTTTTAGAATCTTCTTTAGAGTTTCTCCTGCCATTGACGCCATTATTGCTGTGTTGATCACTTTGAAGAAATCTCCGCGCAGTAGCTTGAGAGACACCGAGAGACATTCGATGCCTCTCCAAGACACTCAAAGGAGAAAAGCGTCTGTAGCTGCCATGGAGAAATGGCCGAATACCGAGTCCAATCGGTGTTGGTGAGAGGCAGACATCTTTCCAAGGGGCCAGTTTTGATATTGGGCTAATCTGTGCATATTGAGAGCTTGCTCTTTGCGTTGATCGATTCGACAATGGAGCGGCATGTGGAGATCGCCATGTTGGAGGGGTTTGATAGTGGCATGTGAGATGGCGGCGAACATTCAGCCATGATGAGATGCCCTTAGACATTCTTAAGGTTCATGGCGACCAGGTATCTGGAGGCGGTGCGCCAATAAAACagttccagcagcgcctttgAATCTCAAACAAAGTCAGGAATCAACATCGCTGTAAATGATGGACAAGCctgagcggcggcgcagaAGTAATTGCATGACGCGCCACTCACGTTTTGCATTGTGGGTGGCGCCCAGCCAATGGATAAGCTCCGATAGCCATCCACAAATTTTTGAGCGCCCAAGGTAGAAACGGCATGTGGCTTGCCCAGCAAAATCCAGCGCGATaacatttttttctccgAGTACTTGCGACAGAAGGAAAGGCGCATAATCGCAATCCTCTATTCCGACTTATCAATATATTGATTGATCCAGATCCTCGATTCTCAAGCATCCGAACACACAACAGCAGCGCCTTTTGCCCCCAGCACCATGCCTGCTCCTACGGCTCTCAAGAAGGCGGAAAGCACCCCGCTTGCTGCAGATGTTCCATCAGCTGCTCAAGGTAGATATTCTCTCTTGTATTTGCCTTTACCGGGGCCCTCAAGGCTAACTTGCGCATAGATAACGACCAGGAGTTCCTCCTTGATGCGGCAGATGTTGCATCGGCTGATGCTGAAATGATGGTACCGGAGGCTCAAGATGACGGCGACAATATGGCGATTGACGAAGAGGGACGGCCTCGCTTTGCTCCGTCAAAAGACATTGTACGCTGAAATGCTGCCTACTTGGCTATTGAGAGCTGCTTTGCTGATGTTTAACCTAGGATCCCATGGCCAGAACCGAAACACGAAAAGTACCGATCCCACCTCATCGCATGACACCGTTGAAACAATCATGGCCTTCTATCTACCCTCCCATTGTGGAGCATTTAAAACTACAGTGCCGCATGAACATCAAGCGGAAAACCGTCGAGCTAAGGACATCCAAGTTCACCACTGATTCCGGTGCGCTACAAAAGGGCGAGGACTTTGTCAAAGCCTTCACTCTCGGCTtcgacgtcgacgatgcCATTGCTCTCCTGCGACTGGACGACCTATACATCGAAACCTTTGAGATCAAAGATGTCAAGACCGTGCATGGAGACAGCCAGAGCCGTGCCATTGGTAGAATTGCTGGTCACCAGGGCAAGACGAAATTTGCCATTGAGAATGCTAGCCGTACGAGAATTGTGCTCGCCGATTCCAAGATTCACATTCTGGGAGGATTCAAGAACATTCACATGGCTCGTGAATCTGTCGTTAGCTTGATTCTTGGAAAGCCCCCGGGCAAGGTCTATGGCAATCTGAGAACCGTGGCTGCCAGAATGAAGGAGCGTTTCTAAATTGGTTGGGCAGGCATGTGCGGTAGTCTTGGCGTTCAGGTGGGAAAATAATCATGATTCATGTCTTTTGGCGGATTTGATGGTCTGTATGTGTCGGAATTGTTCTTCTGCATAACGTTTGAAATAAAGCATTGCTCCCTAGCATGATGAATTTGCTAAAGGATGCGGCTGAGGAAAATATGGTCTCATAATTCACGCGCCCCTATACTTTGTACGTGGCAAATGAAATTGATGAGAAAAGACTTTATAAACATCTATTAGTAAAGAAGGTACCATTTCTCAGAAAAATGCGTAATATCATACTAGACTGCCAACTCCTTGACGCCAAACGGGCCGATAAAAATCTCGCAATCTTTTGAGCCCAGGTAGATAGATTGCTCACTGTGCAAGGGAATATATATCAAAGCGATTTCGGTGTTTAGTTCTGACGAGGCTTTATCATTCCTTCTTGCACAATATAGTATACGACGGTTGAGTCATTATGCAAGGCGGCCAGGACAATTCGCTTGGCACCCTTGCGAGCATCTGGGAGGGCGTCCATGACAGCCGCAAAGTTGGAAAGCGTCCATTTCTCGGAGAGATGGACTGCTAGCACCCATTCAAACTCCGCGTCATGCTGAGTCCTTGCCCCAGCTGACTTTTCGTATGCAAGAGCTGCTATCTGATCGTCTGGGTGGAGATATAAGAGGCGTGGTGGGAGGCCTCGAATCATTGGCCGCGAGAGCCCTGGGATGCTAAGGATTTCCAACGATGCCCATTGGTGCTGGTCTTGCAGGTTCTGAAATACCGCAGAGGCGACATCGGCAGAATACCGGTGTGGCCCATCCATGTCAGAAATGATAATGATAGGTAGCTGGCAAAGGAGAGCGTAAAAGAAATTAGAGGAGAGGAATGACCATATCAAATCCCGTTACATGGTGCCCGAAACAGGCATagaaacattttttttttcctcacGGCGTCGTGGTCGGAGAAATACTAGCGCTGCAGCGCCGGCTGGCTGTCTACCGATAAACGTAAGGAGTGGCCTAATCATTACCTCACAAGCACACCAGCTGCCTCGCGCAGGAGCTCTTAGGTAACTCCCTTGTTATCTGAGTAGCAGGATACGCCCCACCGCTTCACCCctccattttcttcttctacgcgagcagctgcaaaaCACCActtccatcttttccttctaCAAGACCTCTCGACTCGTTCAGCTTCACACGAAGAGCTTGAGAAACCGAATTGACCTCTAAACTACAGGTATGGCAGTTTTTTCCTTACAATGAGCAGCATTCTTGGCTTGTCCACCTCAGCTGTGCCCCTCTTTCTGTTTTCACCATCCAGGTTACCCCTCCATTTCAGGCGGAAGCTCTGAAGGAACGGCGTCAAATGGGCGTTGAGGCATATTTCGATATTTGCTGGCGACTTACATAGATGGCCAGCTCCATCTAGTTAAAGTATTGCCCCAGGAAGAAAATGCGCTGCTATAGCTCTGCTCTGCCCATTTCCAAGCTTCACAGTCGACACTTCAGCTACTGCTACAATGTTTCTGCTAACAAGCACCGGTTTCTGTCTACAACAGCTTTGAAAATGGCCATTACCAAGGTTCACGCCCGTTCCGTCTACGACTCCCGTGGTAACCCCACCGTGGAGGTCGACCTGGTCACTGACACTGGCCTGCACCGCGCCATCGTCCCCTCTGGTGCCTCTACCGGTTCGTGCCCTCGACTTCCCTCAATCTCGCACCGCTGCAGGAAATAACTGGTATCTCAGGTCAGCACGAGGCTGTTGAGCTTCGCGATGGCGACAAGGCCAAGTGGGGTGGCAAGGGTGTTAccaaggctgttgagaaTGTCAACACCATCATTGGCCCCGCTCTGATCAAGGAGAACCTTGATGTCAAGGACCAGTCCAAGGTCGACGAGTTCCTGAACAGCCTTGATGGTACTCCCAACAAGGGCAAGCTTGGCGCCAACGCCATTCTCGGTGTCTCCCTGGCTGTTGCCAAGGCTGGTGCCGCTGAGAAGGTAAGCAACGTTATGAGAAATTGTCATTGACGAGCAAGAGCTTACACAAAGCAGAACGTTCCTCTGTACGCTCACATTTCCGACCTCGCTGGAACCAAGAAGCCCTATGTCCTCCCTGTTCCTTTCATGAACGTCCTCAACGGCGGGTAAGTATATCACGCGTCTTTGAAGAACAAGCTCACCAGCAATCGCTAACTAATTAATCAGTTCCCACGCTGGTGGTCGTCTTGCCTTCCAGGAGTTCATGATCGTCCCCTCGTAAGTCAGCCAACAGCCTCACTTTTGCGTATACGCCTGCTAACCTCCAGTAGTGCTGCTCCCAGCTTCTCTGAGGCCCTCCGTCAGGGTTCTGAGGTTTaccagaagctcaagactCTGGCTAAGAAGAAGTACGGCCAGTCCGCTGGCAACGTTGGTGATGAGGGTGGTGTTGCCCCCGATATCCAGACCGCTGATGAGGCTCTTGAGCTCATCACCGATGCTATTGAGCAGGCCGGCTACACTGGCAAGATGAACATTGCCATGGATGTTGCCTCCAGCGAATTCtacaaggaggaggagaagaagtacGATCTTGACTTCAAGAACCCCGAGAGCGACCCCACCAAGTGGATCACCTACGAGGAGCTTGCCGCCATGTACTCCGACCTCTGCAAGAAGTACCCCATTGTCAGCATCGAGGACCCCTTTGCTGAGGATGACTGGGAGGCCTGGAGCTACTTCTACAAGACCCAGGACATCCAGATTGTCGGTGATGACTTGACCGTCACCAACCCCGTCCGCATCAAGAAGGCCATTGAGCTCAAGGCCTGCAatgccctcctcctcaaggTCAACCAGATCGGCACATTGACCGAGTCTAtccaggctgccaaggaCTCCTACGCCGATGGCTGGGGTGTCATGGTCTCTCACCGATCTGGTGAGACCGAAGATGTCACCATTGCTGACATTGCCGTCGGTATCCGTGCCGGTGAGATCAAGACTGGTGCTCCTGCCCGTTCTGAGCGCCTGGCCAAGCTTAACCAGATTCTCCGCATTGAGGAGGAGCTTGGTGAGCTTGCCATCTACGCGGGCGACAAGTTCCGCACCTCTGTTAACCTGTAAATGGTAACATGGAGCTGGGGATAAATACATATTAAAAGGCTGGCGGCCCAGAGAATGGGCTAATATGGTCGAGTAAAAACATAAAATAATGATTTGAAGAAACGCCCATACGGcgaaagaaaagtaaattGAGCTATGACCAAAATTTATACAACAGCATGTCCATAAAACCACGTGAAATGACTTGTTTCTGCGGCTCGACGGCTTTGGTGCCTTGTGTTTCCCAACGTTATCAATTTATCAATATGTAACCGGAAGTCAAACGACCTAGGCATCTCAGAGCCACGTTTATTAGTAGTACTGCATCCTTATTTGAAGGGgaaaaaattattttagtaaTGATACTACGATTTATCTgatatttattttcttctcatgATTTTTAGTtctgctagtagtagtactcACTTTTATTGATGATAAGGCCTGTGATGCTAGTGGGGTGTAGATAGGTGAGTTAGTGCCAAAGTCTAGAATACTAAAttggagatgaaagaaaCTTTCACTAGAGCAGAATCATGTGCTAGCCTAGAAGTATACAGCCACGATTAAAAGGTACCAGTACTCTTTATTTTGATAAACATATCATATCACCAGAGCAACGCGGGGTCGAAAACACATCCCACCATAACACGAGCGTTCAACGCTAGACCCGTCAACATTCAAGGAAAATCTACCACATAATACCTATCTAACATTCTTGCCCAAAACGGCCATTCACGCGCATCGGGCATCGTATCCCGTATGTTGATTTGTATCATAGGCAATTATATAGAAAACGCGTCTTAACCACCATTCAGGGCCTCCAGAATCCACATTGTTTCGATAAACCAAAGAGCTGCCGCCATTTGATGGTAACGCAACAACAATGGCGGGCGCAGAAGATTTAACCGACTTTGACGTGATCGAGAACCAAAAGGAGAATATTCAGTCTTTACCTGGCGGCCGTTCAGCGAAAAAACTGGCcactcttttctctccatct is a window encoding:
- a CDS encoding uncharacterized protein (BUSCO:EOG092D3JKF), producing MPAPTALKKAESTPLAADVPSAAQDNDQEFLLDAADVASADAEMMVPEAQDDGDNMAIDEEGRPRFAPSKDIDPMARTETRKVPIPPHRMTPLKQSWPSIYPPIVEHLKLQCRMNIKRKTVELRTSKFTTDSGALQKGEDFVKAFTLGFDVDDAIALLRLDDLYIETFEIKDVKTVHGDSQSRAIGRIAGHQGKTKFAIENASRTRIVLADSKIHILGGFKNIHMARESVVSLILGKPPGKVYGNLRTVAARMKERF